In one window of Helianthus annuus cultivar XRQ/B chromosome 17, HanXRQr2.0-SUNRISE, whole genome shotgun sequence DNA:
- the LOC110926248 gene encoding BTB/POZ domain-containing protein At1g50280: MAADLCDLQVHINGQQTFYIHEKTITRFSGKLRKLIKKEKKRTQIRKTGIEIHDFPGGSDGFELFSRFCYNNGEIDITVSNVSLLHCCAVFLSMNDTLVPKTTDLYNRISDWSFKDVRDCLKSCTPIFTYADSFGIIDKLISNLILKITQHSDSNISLLIPSSSSSSSPDSTVKSGGTLLRLSSSSSSKGLWWYDDMTILPPFVIERFVKALGGYGNENTSLTLTRFLLHYLKTSSQSKTQAFSKCEYGGLADTAVYGVVLMGKSAFSCRGLFWVLRIVSGFGLSRECRGGLERLIGGMLDQAKVDDLLVSNSGSSGVYDVNLVLRLIRESNKVEGVCLERMKKVGGLLDKYLGEIAPDQSLKISKFLGVAESLPDCARDCFDGVYKAIDIYLESHPCLSLEERSRLCRCLNYEKLSLEACKDLAKNPRIPPRIAVQALVSQHSNIPTVYTNDHHQDYSYININDHNHQTPLTKSSRELMVLYNNNGAHDHLQYDSADHSSRTSSRYDQDKELDDGVVKLNLQKMQWRVVELEKVCREMKGQMSKMVKGDRVMLSGSSHGRPLPRLC, translated from the exons ATGGCAGCAGACCTCTGTGACTTGCAGGTCCATATTAATGGTCAACAAACATTCTATATCCACGAG AAAACCATAACAAGATTTTCCGGGAAGCTAAGGAAGCTCATAAAGAAAGAAAAGAAACGAACCCAGATCAGAAAAACGGGTATAGAGATCCATGATTTCCCGGGTGGGTCAGATGGGTTCGAATTATTCTCAAGATTTTGCTACAACAATGGCGAAATCGATATAACGGTCTCTAACGTATCACTCCTTCATTGTTGTGCGGTTTTTTTGTCCATGAATGACACCCTCGTACCCAAAACAACCGATCTTTACAACCGGATATCCGACTGGTCGTTTAAGGATGTTCGTGACTGTCTTAAGAGCTGCACACCGATCTTTACATACGCAGATTCGTTTGGTATCATCGATAAACTCAtatctaatttgatattaaaGATAACCCAACATTCAGATTCCAATATCAGTTTATTAAtcccatcatcatcatcttcatcttcaccTGATAGTACTGTAAAGTCTGGAGGTACTTTGTTAAGATTGTCTTCTAGTTCATCTTCTAAGGGTTTATGGTGGTATGATGACATGACAATTTTGCCCCCTTTTGTTATAGAAAGGTTTGTGAAAGCTTTAGGTGGTTATGGTAATGAGAACACTAGTTTAACCCTCACAAGATTCTTGTTACATTATCTAAAAACCTCATCTCAGTCAAAGACACAAGCTTTTTCAAAGTGTGAGTATGGTGGGCTTGCTGACACAGCAGTTTATGGGGTGGTTTTGATGGGGAAAAGTGCATTTTCTTGTAGAGGGTTATTTTGGGTATTGAGGATTGTTTCAGGGTTTGGGTTGAGTAGAGAGTGTAGAGGTGGGTTGGAGAGGTTGATTGGTGGGATGCTTGATCAAGCAAAGGTGGATGATTTGTTGGTGAGTAATAGTGGGTCAAGTGGGGTGTATGATGTGAATCTTGTTTTGAGGTTGATAAGAGAGAGTAATAAAGTTGAGGGGGTGTGTTTGGAAAGGATGAAGAAGGTTGGGGGGTTGCTTGATAAATATTTAGGGGAGATTGCTCCAGATCAGAGTTTGAAGATATCAAAGTTTTTAGGGGTTGCTGAGAGTTTACCAGATTGTGCAAGAGATTGCTTTGATGGGGTCTACAAAGCCATTGATATATACCTTGAG TCACACCCATGTCTATCATTGGAAGAAAGATCAAGGTTATGTAGGTGTTTAAATTACGAGAAGCTAAGCTTAGAAGCATGCAAAGACTTAGCCAAAAACCCTAGAATCCCACCAAGAATTGCAGTCCAAGCACTTGTTTCACAACATTCCAACATACCAACAGTTTATACAAACGATCATCATCAAGATTACTCCTACATTAATATTAACGATCATAATCACCAAACTCCGTTGACCAAAAGCAGTAGAGAACTCATGGTCCTCTACAACAACAACGGCGCCCATGATCATCTTCAATACGACTCAGCGGATCACAGCTCTAGAACTAGCTCAAGATATGATCAAGATAAGGAGCTTGATGATGGGGTGGTTAAACTAAACTTGCAAAAAATGCAATGGAGGGTGGTGGAGTTGGAGAAAGTTTGTAGGGAGATGAAGGGTCAAATGTCTAAAATGGTTAAGGGTGATCGAGTCATGCTCTCGGGTTCATCTCATGGTAGACCATTGCCAAGATTGTGTTAA